In Rhodopirellula sp. P2, the DNA window AGATCCCGCCACTGGCAGCGATCGAAATCGTTGGGTCACCGGCGCGAGCACGCACGATGCCCTCGAGAATGCCACCCAGTGTGTTGATTGGCGACAATTCCCAGTGGATCGTCCAGTGCATGCGGTCTGTGCTGACATCCCACTGTGGCAAGTGAGTGAACAAGACCAGCCCGGACACGCCGACGTTTTGCAGTTGAAAGGTCATCGACGAAAGGTTGGTGTACCGCTGACTGATTTTGGCAGCCACTGGAATGGAAACCAGTTCGCGAACCTGTCGCACCAACTCACACATTCGTGTCTCGACATCGTTGGACGTTTCCAACGGATCGAACACGGCTTGCTGCAAGTTGAACTCCAGTGCATCCGCCCCGGCAGATTCAATGTCTTTTGCGTATTGCAGCCATTGTCCCGGTGAAGACCCGTTCAAACTGCCAATGACTGGCACGTTGCAGATCTCCTTCAGACGCTCGATGGTCTGCAGGTAGACTTCCGTCCCACCGTTGTACCGGTCTTGCTGAGGTTGGTAGCCACTGCGTTGGATCGCATTTGCCGGGTCGGTGGACTTCATCTGTTGATGAACGACCTGCTCTTGAAGCATCGAAGGCAAAACAATTGCACCGGCACCCGCGCCGACGAGTTGCCGCACCGTTTCCGGTTGTGTGTTCAAAGGACAGGCACCGACCACAACGGGTGAGACCAATTCCAGCCCGAGGTATTTGGTCGTCAGTTCACAGGTCATGGCTTGGGCACCCCGCAGGAAAGAGAAGATTCAAGGACAAGGAAGCTCAACGCAAACGTTGTTCCATCTCGAATCTTCTCCTCTCTGCTCCCTCGGGCGCGCTAGTGTGACGCTACGGAGCAGACCACCGAGCAAGTTTGGAGCAGAGTGGTGTGCGGAAAGGCTGTTTTGGGAACGGCACAGTCATTGCCTTGGAACCCAACCACAGCGGCCGGCAATCGACTTCGCCACGCCGCGTCTCACATTTTCAAAGGATGAATTCCATGCCTGCCTCTGCCCGCCGATTGATCTCCAACATGATTGGTGACCTCAAAGAAGAACGAGACGAGCTGGCTCTGCAGATTCACCTTGGCAAGGAAGAAGCCAAGAGCGAGCTGGCACGACTCGACAAGAAACTCGAAGAATTGAACCAGCAATACCAGCCACTCAAGAACGCGGTGGATGAAACCAGTGACGATGTTTGGGCTGCGTTTCAGCTCGTTGGAGAAGAAATCAAAAACGGATTTTACCGGATCCGAAAGTCCTTTTGATTTTCAAGGTCGCCCCAGCTTCGCGATTTCGTTGAGCGGACTCGGGTGGACTGTTCGGCACCTGAGAAAAGCCGCTGTCGTCGACAAGCTCTTTCAAAGAACCACGTGCGCAGGTGTCATCGGGTTTGATCAGCCGCTGAGCGCTAGCTCACGGTTCACGAGTACCGGGCGCCAACACGCTCCGGCTGAGCCGGTTCGCCGTATGACTTCTTCCTAAGCTCAAAAGACAGGTTCGCCAGCGAATTCGTCGCCGTCGGTGTCGGTGTTGCTTGATGGGGCACCATTGAATCGGTCCAGCAAACGATAGAGCTTTCGACGGTGGATTCCCAGTTTGCGAGCCGCCCCGGCTTTGTTTCCGTTTTGGTCTTCCAAGACTTTCAAGACATGGACTCTTGCGATCTCGTCCAGTTGGTAGCGGGAGTCGCCCAGCATCTCACTGGGGTGCGGTGAAGCCGTTGATTCCTGACCTGCGTCCACGTTCGGCGTTGCTGCCGTTGGGGACCTCACCAGTGGTTTGGCGGACGGATGACCGAAGTCAACCACTTCGGACGGGAGGTCGTCCAAGGTGATGTCGAATTCGTCGGCCAAGATCGTCGCTCGATCGATCACATTGATCAGCTGTCGAATGTTGCCCGGCCAAGGGTAGCGGTTCATGGCATCCCGCGCCGCATCGTCCATGTGGTAGGACCGTGGCAGGAAATGGTCGATCAATCGATCAATGTCACCTTCTCGGTCACGCAGCGGAGGGAGCGTTATCGACAGGACGTTGATCCGGTAGAACAAATCTTCCCGGAAGTTGCCGCGATTGACTTCGGTTTGCAGGTCCCGATTGGTCGCGGCAATGATGCGGACCTTGACGTTGCGTTGGCGGTGGCAACCCACGCGACGCAGTGACCCGTCTTCGAGCACTCGCAGCAACTTGGGCTGCAAAGAAAGTGGCAGTTCCCCAATTTCATCGATGAACAGGGTTCCACCGTCCGCGATTTCAAACAGCCCTGGCTTCTCGGCCGTTGCCCCCGTGAAGGCTCCCTTTTGATGGCCGAACAGTTCGCTCTCCACCAGATTCTCTGGCAGCGCGGCACAGTTGACGGTGACAAACGGCTTGTCAGCGACGTGACTGGATTGCTGGATTGCCTTGGCGACGACTTCTTTGCCCGTGCCGCTTTCGCCTTGAATCAAAACGGGCTTTGTCGTGCGTGCGACCTTTTCAATCAGTCTCGAAACCTCTTGCAACGATTTCGATTGCCCAATCAGTTTGGCGGCCGGTTGCGAACGCGAGATGACGGCTTTGAGCTGCTTGTTTTCCTTCTTCAGTTGGTGGCGTTCACGGGCTCGAAAGCAATGGTGTTCCAAATCACCCAGTGCACATGGTTTGCTCAGAAAGTCGCAGGCTCCCATCTTCATCGCCGACACCGCCGTTTCCACGGTGCCCTGCCCGGTCAGCATGATGACCTCGATGTCGATGTTTTCCTGATGAATTCGTTGCAGCAGTTCCAACCCGGACATGCCAGGCATGTTCATGTCGAAAACACCCACATCAAATGATTCGCGTTCGAGCAGCCCGAGGGCTTCGGCAGCGTTGGATACATCGGTCACGGTGTGTCCCTTTCGCGTCATCCATTTTGCCGACGATCGACGAGAGTCCTCTTCGTCGTCGACCAGCAGCAGCTTGATGGGCGATTCCGTCATCGTGATTCCTTGTGCAAAGTGGATGGAGGGGGCAAGAACGTTGAACCGGTGTTTGAATCCGGCCAGCTGAACTCAGCCAGTGTCAATCGTGAGCCTCAGGCACGCCGGATCGGATCAACCGGACCGGCAGGCGTTCTTCCTGCTATCGTCATCCGCTTGGAGAGAACGATCAAGAGTGGGGCCGGCCGGAAGTGCTTCTGCCGACAGATCTTAGCGACGTAGCATAGCATCGAGTGGTCCGGAGAGTCGGCCTTCTTCCCGCGGCAGCTGGGGGCGGGGCCGTGATCGAGTCGCTGTTGGAGGCAATCGCTCGCGGCAACTGTGCCGGGGGGAACAGCAGCGTGCGGATGGGGGCACCACGCGACAGGTGTGGGCTCCATCGCGGGGATCTTGGCGACGGAATGAAACGTGCATCGCCGGGAGTTGTGTTTCAAATCATTTCCTTCTCAGAGACAGCATCATGCCAGAAGCACTGGAAGACACACTGCGGCAACTTCATGACCAATTGGCCGAACTTGACACGTTGAGTTCTTCGGAACGACAGCAGCTCACGAACGCGGTCGAGGAGATTCAAGACAGCTTGGAGCGGTTCGACATTCAATCAGCCGAATTGGCCAAGCGGTTTCATCGATCGACCCAAGACGTCACTTGCAAACACCCGCAGTTGACTCAAACAGCCGGTCAATTTGCCGACATGCTTTCGCAAATGGGAATCTGATTGGGGCTCATCCTTCTGCGGTCTTTTCGAGCGGCATTTCGACGTTGAGTTTCAGGGGCGGAAGTGGCGATTCGGATGAGTTCGGGTGAAGTGCACGGATTGCCCGAGTCGCATCGGGTTCAGGGTACCTGGGACGCTGGAGTCCAGCCGTGAATCGCCGTGTCGACCGATGAGAAGCCGTTGTAAAACGACTTCCGGACTGCAGAGGGTGGTCGGAGGGGGACCTCTGCGGTGACACGGGGGACGGTTTGTGCTGCTTGGCTAAGCCGAAATCACTGTGAAATCACTGCGGAAGGGTGCGCAAGGTTCGTTAACGGTCCTTTGGGGCATCCATCGCGGTGCGGGAGGTACCAGGGGAAAAGCTCGTCCTGTATCCTGTTGATGACAGCTTGCGACAAATTGGACGCAATCAAATTGTTTTCATGCCGGATTCTGGGATATGGACGACGAGTTGACGATCTTGCTCGTTGAAGACGATCCGGATTCTTTAGCGAACATGATCGACATCCTGGAGATGGATGGGCATGAAATTCGAGTCGCCGGCAGCTTCGCCGAGGTCCTGAATGCTGGCGTCGATCCCGCGATTGAACTGGCGATCTTGGACCGTCGATTGCCCGATGGGCAAGTCGAAGACCATCTGGCTGGTTTGACGGAGCGATTGCCCAACGCTGAGTTCATCATCGTGACCGGGTTTGCGAACATGGAAGGCACGATCGCGTCTTTCAAGCAAGGTGTGACGGACTACCTCCTCAAACCCGTGCATCCGGATGTTATCCGGCAAAGCGTTGCCAGGATCGCGAAACACAAACGGGTCGAAGCGGAATTGCAGCGTGAGCAGCGATTCGCGAATCAAATCTTGGAGACAACCGAGGCGTTGATCGTTGTCCTCGATCTGGACGGACGTGTCGTCCACGTCAACAAGCATTTCTCAGTCGTGACCGGTTGGGAACTCGAGCAGTTGGTCAATCAGGACTATCTCCTGCACTGCATTCCGGCGGCGGATCGGAAACGGGCCAGCGAAGTTTTTCGTGAGTCGGTCTGCGGCAGGCAGGTGTCCGGTTTCCGCAGCGGTGTTTTGACCAAAGGCGGTCGCGTGCGGCAGATTCGTTGGTCGGACACGGCGTTGAAGGACGCCAACGGTGAGATCGAATCCGTGCTGGCGATTGGGATCGATGTGACGGAAATGGTCGAAGCTCAGGAGGCATCCGCGAGAGATCACCGGCTCGCCGCGATTGGGCAGACCGTGGCCGGGTTGGCACACGAAAGCCGAAACGCGCTGCACAGGATCAACGCCAGCGTCGAACTTTTGCGTCTCGATGTGCCTCTTCAGACGGACATGCGTGAGGAGATCGAGACCATCGCCCGAGCATCCAATGAACTGGGGACGACGCTGGAAGAGGTTCGTGAGTTTGCGGCCCCGATTCGTCTGCACCTTGAAACGGCCTTGCTGCCCGAAATTTGGCGACGGGTGTGGAGCTACCTGGCGAAATCGCGGGTCAGTCGCGACGTCGAATTGAGCGAGACGCTGTGCGATTGCGGATGCCCCGTCGTCGTGGATGTGCTGCGGATGGAACAAGTTTTTCGCAATCTATTTGAGAACTCGCTGGCGGCTTGTCAGGATCCCGTTCGCATTCGCCTGCAATGCCGGTGCGATGGCGGCGGCAATGTGTTCCTGGATTTCGAGGACAATGGCCCCGGACTCTCGCCCGAGCAACAACAAATGGTTTTTGAACCGTTCTTCACCACCAAAGTCAAAGGAACCGGACTGGGCATGTCGATCGTTCAGCGCATCGTCCATGCCCATGGTGGGATGATCCGAATCGCCCAGCCGACGCAGTGCGGGGCACGGTTCCTCATCCGTCTCGGAAAGCACGAATTGACACTGGAAGATGACTGCACCGGATCACGGGAATCAAGCAATGCATGATGTCGAACAACTGGCCGTCCTGGCCTCGGTGTTACGAACAGCGGTCGATGCGATCATCATCATTGACCAGCGGGGCAGGATCGAGTCCGTCAATCTTGCGACGGAGCGGATGTTCGGATTTCGTTCGGGGGAAATGCTCGGTCAGAATGTGAAGATGTTGATGCCATCGCCCTATCATGAACAGCACGATGGCTACCTCGGTCGTTATCAGGAAACTGGCGAACGACACATCATCGGCATCGGCCGTGAAGTGACCGGTCAGCGAAAAGACGGCAGTCTGTTCCCGTTGCATCTGGCGGTGAGCGAAGTGGAAGCCAAAGAGCGAAAACTCTTCTGTGGGATTTTGCGTGACATCAGCGATTTGAAAGCGGTGGAAGCGGAACTGAAGCAACTCAACGCGACACTCGATCAACGCGTCCAAGACCAAGCCGCCGAGCTACAGAAGGCTCAATCCGAGTTGGTCGAAAAGGAGAAGTTTGCCACGCTCGGCCGGATTTCAGGGGGGATCGCTCACGAGATTCGCAACCCACTCAACGCGATCAAAACGTCCGCTTACTATTTGCTCAACGCGAAAACGCCGTCACCAGCGAAGACCGAGGAGCATCTGAATCGAATCGATCGGCAAGTCTCGAGCATCAACAACGCGGTCACGGCGTTGTCGGACCTGGCTCGTTTGCCCGATCCACAATCGAGACCGCTGGATGTCGCCGAAATGCTGGTGGCAATCCTGCGGGATTGCAAATTGCCGCGAAACATCATTGTCACGCAAGACGTTCCGGCGGACTTGCCGAACGTGTGGGCGGATGAAAAACAGTTGCCCATCGTGTTCAAGAATCTGATTCGCAACGCTCGGGACGCGATGAACGAGGGCGGCGCACTCAAGTTGTCGGCCCGCCTCTTGGAATCACAAGTGGTCGTCACTGTGCAAGACGATGGCCTGGGAATGTCGCCGGAGGTGGTGCATCGAATCGCAGAACCGTTCTTTTCGACCAAGGCTCGCGGGATGGGCCTGGGCATGGCCATCACCACCGCCATCCTCGAAAAGAACCGTTGCACGATGGAATTGGAATCGGAACCCAACCAGGGAACCACGTTTCAAATCTCCATCCCGATCGCGGAGCAGAACCAGTGACAGCGAAACGAGTGTTGATCGTGGACGATGACGAGGACATCTGCGCGAACATCAAGGACATTCTCGACGATCTGGGGTACCAGACCGACGTCGCGCACGATGGACCCTCGGCGTTGCAGTTGGTTGAGTCCAATCCCTACGACGTGGCCTTGCTGGATTACTCGATGCCTGGCATGGACGGAGCCACACTGCATCACCAGATGGTTCAGCTTCGCCCGGAAATTGCCGCGATCATGGTGACCGCTTACGCTCACGGCGATGGTGCTCAGCGAGCCCGTGACAGCGGGATTCAACAGGTGCTTCGCAAGCCCGTTGATCTGAAGGAATTGCTTCCGTTGGTCGAGCAAATCTCGAATTCACCGATTGTGCTGGTCGTTGACGATGACCCCGAGTTTTGTCAAACGATGTGGCACATTTTGCGTGAGCGATCGTACCGAGTTTGTTTAGCGCACAACAAAGAAGATGGCGTCCAGAAAGCGATGGGAGCTGACTACCAGATCGCGGTGGTCGACCTCAGCCTGTGCAACGGACAGACCGATGGTTGTGAGGTCCTGCAGCGAGTCCTGGAGGTCAATCCGAACATTCAAACGATCCTGATCACGGGGCACCGCGATGCAGCCGACGGTATCCTCGACGGCTTGAAGGCTCGCGGGTTGGACGAGGTCTGTTTCAAGCCCTTGGACATGGATGTCTTGATGAGCAAGATCGACAACCGCAGCTCATAAAAGCTCATTCTTCGGTTTTCAACGCCTCGCCTGATTCACTCGAAATCGTGTGGCGGGGATTCCAGGGGGATGCGTTTTGCGATGGGCAAGCGATTCCTAGCGAGCGGTTTCTTTCCGGTCACATCGATCTGGTTGCGGATGCGCAAGCTTCGTGACAACGGCCGAACGGCCTCCTGAGCGAGTTGTTTGAGATAGAACGACGAGACACGTCCCTGCAACACAACCCCTTGGTCGCTGACGTCGACCCGAATGTCCCGCAACTCGCCGTGACCGACGCGCCGCATTTCAGCGTTGAACTTTTCGGCCTCATCCCGGATGGCGATGGATGTTGGACGAACCGCTGGTGAATCTGAAGAGAACGACGTTTCGTCAATCGATGGAATCGCCTGCATTGGAACTTTCCGTGTGTGCACAGTTGAGGGGTTCGGGAGCTGAAAAGGCTCCGTGAGGTCGATGAGCGAACCTCGTGCCGAGAATTCGTGAACAATGCAGCCGAGGTCAGTCACCCGATGGCACTCCGTCTGCATTGCACTTCCTCCGGCCGAGTACCAACTTTTGGGCGGAAACAGAAATGCACATGAAAATCGATCCATTGCGGCACAATCACTTAGCTAGGGTGATGATGGAGGCGTCCACTGCCGCCATCATCTTGTCAAATACGCGTGGAATCATCGAAGCAATCAACCACGTGGCCGAGTCGTGGTTTGGGTACAAAGAAAAAGAATTGGTCAGTCAAAAAATTGATTTGATTCTGGAGATGGAAATCACCAGTGACGATGCGTCACACACTTCGTGCCGCTTGGCACAATCGAGCGATTCGGAACGTCGTCAGCCAATCCTCGGTCGAGGCCGCCGCCGCGATGGTTCCAGTTTTCTTGCCCAAACCACCCAGTACCCACTGACCTCCGATTGGGGTGAAACTCGCTGGCTCAACTTGGTCGATGTCTATCGCGATCCCACCGGTGAGGAGGGTGCCGAGGGAGGTCCCTCCGGGGTGGATCACTTGATCGAGGGCGAGCGACTGGCGGCCGTGTTGCAGATGGCCACTGGACTGGCGCACGAATCCAGCAATGCGTTGCAACGCGCCCAATCGTGCTTGGATCTGTTGCGTCTGGATCTCACGCATCAAGGCGAACTGCTGGAGTTGACCGATCAGATCAAAACCGCCCTGAATGACTTGCACCGGAACCATGAAGAAGTCAAGCGTTACGCGGCACCCATTGTCCTCAAACGGTCGCGGGTGAATCCTGTCTTGCTTTGCCAAGCCAAATTTGACGAGCTGGTGCCGTCCATTTCGGATGAACGGTCCCCCGTGAGGCTTGCGGTCGATGTCCGGCACGGCCGATGTCTGGAGTCGAGCGAGGACTGCGAATGGGACTCGGATTGTTCGGTCCAGTTGGACGCCAATCGTATCGGCGAGGTCCTGCGTCGCGTCCTTGAGAACGCGATCCATGCCAGTCCACCCGGCGGACAAATCGACTTCCGATGCGATTGCTCACCTCCAGCCGAAACGCTCTCGGCGGATTGGAAGTCGAGCGAGACGTCTCCGATTCTGTTGCGTGTCCGCGATCATGGCAGTGGCCTCACCGAAGAAGTTCAGCATCGGATGTTCGAACCCTTCTTCACAACCAAGCAACGAGGCGCGGGGCTGGGACTTTCTGTCTGCCGACGAATCGTCAAAGCTCATGGAGGAACGATGGAGGCTGCCAACCATCCCGATGGCGGGACCGTCGTTCAAATCATCTTGCCAAGGTGAGGGACGGATGCTGGGCGAGGAAGCAGTCCATCCCACGCGTGGTGGTGCCCGACGAGCGTGAGGCCCGCCATGAGTGAACATGGAGGGCAGGCAACGCTTTCCAAACGGAGCCGGCCGGCTGCCAATGACGCCTAGAGTCGGCGGCCAGGAATCCAAGTCAATCCAAAGTGGGCGCGGTCGTTTCGCCCCGCCCCCTCAATCTCTTCGATTCCAAAACCGTAGTCGAATCGCGCGATGAGGCGATCGCTGACTTGGAACCGCATCCCCACGCCGGTGCTCAACGCGAACGTGTAGGCGTCTTCTCCAGCCATCGGATGGTCGACATAGCCATTCCCCATGTCGACGAAGCCGTAGCCACGCAGGGTCTTGGGGGATTCGGTCGTGCCGCAACGATAGGTCTTGGGGCCAAATTCGAAGTTCGCGATCCAGCCGTGATCCGCGTTGTACGCTCGGCTGTCGACGCCACGAATGGTGTCGTAGCCACCCAAACCCAGCGTCTCACTGAACAGCAGTCGCTCGGAAGATGCCTGCCCGGTCAGTCGCGACGTCAACATCCAGTCGTCACGCACAACATCGCTGCGTTCGTATCGCATCCTTCCATACACATAGTCCGGTGAGGCACCGGGGCGAATCGTATTGAAGGCAGCTGCAGAGTGACTTCCAGTCATACCACCTCCCGGACCGATGAACACATCGGCCCGAAACAATCGGTATTGATCCAAGTCAATTCGCTCGAAGCTGTCGTAACCAAATCGCAGTTGGAACAGATCGGCGACAGAATCACTGACTTGGGTGCCAGCAAATTCCAAGTTGTTGTTCGTTGACTTGAAGTCGAATCCCGCACTGAGGTTTCGACTGTGGAAGCGATCTCGGCTGAGATGCTGAATCAGTTGCCCGCCGAATTGATAGCTCTCGCCATCCTGAGCGAAGCCTCCTCCCATTGTCGGCGTCACACCTGCCCAACTGCCGTACGTTTGCAGGGAATGGTCTCGGCTGAGCGGTTGATCCAGGCTGACGGAGTGAGCACGCAGCAGTGTGAACTCCTCGTCGGTCGTGAATTGATAGCCGAGAATGCCACCGCGGCCCAGGAAGTTGCCGTATTGGAAACCAGCGAAGAACCGACCGTAATTCAGCGTCGATACACCGCTGTCATCCACGCCCATGTAACCACGCAGGGGACACATGTCTTCGATTTCATAGAGCACATCGGTGGTTCCAGCGGACGTTCCCTTCTCGAAGTCCACGCTGACCCGGCGGAACGGGTTTTGGTTCAGCCAGAACAGGTCGTTTTCAATGTGCGGCTCATACAGTCGATTGCCGCGACGCGTTTGGGCGATCCATCGTGAAGTCGGTTGGCAGTCAAAGTGTTGACCGCCGCGAACCATCACGCGACCAATCCGAGTTTCGGTCACGACCAGATACAGTGTTCCTCCCGTGATGCGTTGCTCGGGGATCACCACGTCCACAATCGGTTGTTTGCAACGCTGGTAGTGCTTGATGATGTCACGGGACAG includes these proteins:
- a CDS encoding DUF4404 family protein, which produces MPEALEDTLRQLHDQLAELDTLSSSERQQLTNAVEEIQDSLERFDIQSAELAKRFHRSTQDVTCKHPQLTQTAGQFADMLSQMGI
- a CDS encoding dihydroorotate dehydrogenase-like protein, translated to MTCELTTKYLGLELVSPVVVGACPLNTQPETVRQLVGAGAGAIVLPSMLQEQVVHQQMKSTDPANAIQRSGYQPQQDRYNGGTEVYLQTIERLKEICNVPVIGSLNGSSPGQWLQYAKDIESAGADALEFNLQQAVFDPLETSNDVETRMCELVRQVRELVSIPVAAKISQRYTNLSSMTFQLQNVGVSGLVLFTHLPQWDVSTDRMHWTIHWELSPINTLGGILEGIVRARAGDPTISIAASGGISNAEDSLKSMIAGADVVMITSAVYREGPDVIRDIVDGIVRHLEENQYRTLQAFRDACPTDHVGDEKSVRLEYVDPLTRSDTYFDPTPVVSQQSGDSYGHPN
- a CDS encoding BON domain-containing protein yields the protein MQAIPSIDETSFSSDSPAVRPTSIAIRDEAEKFNAEMRRVGHGELRDIRVDVSDQGVVLQGRVSSFYLKQLAQEAVRPLSRSLRIRNQIDVTGKKPLARNRLPIAKRIPLESPPHDFE
- a CDS encoding sigma-54-dependent transcriptional regulator, whose translation is MTESPIKLLLVDDEEDSRRSSAKWMTRKGHTVTDVSNAAEALGLLERESFDVGVFDMNMPGMSGLELLQRIHQENIDIEVIMLTGQGTVETAVSAMKMGACDFLSKPCALGDLEHHCFRARERHQLKKENKQLKAVISRSQPAAKLIGQSKSLQEVSRLIEKVARTTKPVLIQGESGTGKEVVAKAIQQSSHVADKPFVTVNCAALPENLVESELFGHQKGAFTGATAEKPGLFEIADGGTLFIDEIGELPLSLQPKLLRVLEDGSLRRVGCHRQRNVKVRIIAATNRDLQTEVNRGNFREDLFYRINVLSITLPPLRDREGDIDRLIDHFLPRSYHMDDAARDAMNRYPWPGNIRQLINVIDRATILADEFDITLDDLPSEVVDFGHPSAKPLVRSPTAATPNVDAGQESTASPHPSEMLGDSRYQLDEIARVHVLKVLEDQNGNKAGAARKLGIHRRKLYRLLDRFNGAPSSNTDTDGDEFAGEPVF
- a CDS encoding two-component system sensor histidine kinase NtrB, with translation MHDVEQLAVLASVLRTAVDAIIIIDQRGRIESVNLATERMFGFRSGEMLGQNVKMLMPSPYHEQHDGYLGRYQETGERHIIGIGREVTGQRKDGSLFPLHLAVSEVEAKERKLFCGILRDISDLKAVEAELKQLNATLDQRVQDQAAELQKAQSELVEKEKFATLGRISGGIAHEIRNPLNAIKTSAYYLLNAKTPSPAKTEEHLNRIDRQVSSINNAVTALSDLARLPDPQSRPLDVAEMLVAILRDCKLPRNIIVTQDVPADLPNVWADEKQLPIVFKNLIRNARDAMNEGGALKLSARLLESQVVVTVQDDGLGMSPEVVHRIAEPFFSTKARGMGLGMAITTAILEKNRCTMELESEPNQGTTFQISIPIAEQNQ
- a CDS encoding sensor histidine kinase, with translation MKIDPLRHNHLARVMMEASTAAIILSNTRGIIEAINHVAESWFGYKEKELVSQKIDLILEMEITSDDASHTSCRLAQSSDSERRQPILGRGRRRDGSSFLAQTTQYPLTSDWGETRWLNLVDVYRDPTGEEGAEGGPSGVDHLIEGERLAAVLQMATGLAHESSNALQRAQSCLDLLRLDLTHQGELLELTDQIKTALNDLHRNHEEVKRYAAPIVLKRSRVNPVLLCQAKFDELVPSISDERSPVRLAVDVRHGRCLESSEDCEWDSDCSVQLDANRIGEVLRRVLENAIHASPPGGQIDFRCDCSPPAETLSADWKSSETSPILLRVRDHGSGLTEEVQHRMFEPFFTTKQRGAGLGLSVCRRIVKAHGGTMEAANHPDGGTVVQIILPR
- a CDS encoding ATP-binding protein, which produces MDDELTILLVEDDPDSLANMIDILEMDGHEIRVAGSFAEVLNAGVDPAIELAILDRRLPDGQVEDHLAGLTERLPNAEFIIVTGFANMEGTIASFKQGVTDYLLKPVHPDVIRQSVARIAKHKRVEAELQREQRFANQILETTEALIVVLDLDGRVVHVNKHFSVVTGWELEQLVNQDYLLHCIPAADRKRASEVFRESVCGRQVSGFRSGVLTKGGRVRQIRWSDTALKDANGEIESVLAIGIDVTEMVEAQEASARDHRLAAIGQTVAGLAHESRNALHRINASVELLRLDVPLQTDMREEIETIARASNELGTTLEEVREFAAPIRLHLETALLPEIWRRVWSYLAKSRVSRDVELSETLCDCGCPVVVDVLRMEQVFRNLFENSLAACQDPVRIRLQCRCDGGGNVFLDFEDNGPGLSPEQQQMVFEPFFTTKVKGTGLGMSIVQRIVHAHGGMIRIAQPTQCGARFLIRLGKHELTLEDDCTGSRESSNA
- a CDS encoding response regulator, whose protein sequence is MTAKRVLIVDDDEDICANIKDILDDLGYQTDVAHDGPSALQLVESNPYDVALLDYSMPGMDGATLHHQMVQLRPEIAAIMVTAYAHGDGAQRARDSGIQQVLRKPVDLKELLPLVEQISNSPIVLVVDDDPEFCQTMWHILRERSYRVCLAHNKEDGVQKAMGADYQIAVVDLSLCNGQTDGCEVLQRVLEVNPNIQTILITGHRDAADGILDGLKARGLDEVCFKPLDMDVLMSKIDNRSS
- a CDS encoding ShlB/FhaC/HecB family hemolysin secretion/activation protein, whose protein sequence is MKRTMVRVAIAIGVVGLMCMWSESTLQAQNYEAYKPLELPLRPGAIPKVDAKADLPAPVEDDRVLVRELEAVVLVDHDDKLDQSSAIDSLTGIHYDFDESDSLVYKQAIREIVQQAIGKPITLRRINELSRDIIKHYQRCKQPIVDVVIPEQRITGGTLYLVVTETRIGRVMVRGGQHFDCQPTSRWIAQTRRGNRLYEPHIENDLFWLNQNPFRRVSVDFEKGTSAGTTDVLYEIEDMCPLRGYMGVDDSGVSTLNYGRFFAGFQYGNFLGRGGILGYQFTTDEEFTLLRAHSVSLDQPLSRDHSLQTYGSWAGVTPTMGGGFAQDGESYQFGGQLIQHLSRDRFHSRNLSAGFDFKSTNNNLEFAGTQVSDSVADLFQLRFGYDSFERIDLDQYRLFRADVFIGPGGGMTGSHSAAAFNTIRPGASPDYVYGRMRYERSDVVRDDWMLTSRLTGQASSERLLFSETLGLGGYDTIRGVDSRAYNADHGWIANFEFGPKTYRCGTTESPKTLRGYGFVDMGNGYVDHPMAGEDAYTFALSTGVGMRFQVSDRLIARFDYGFGIEEIEGAGRNDRAHFGLTWIPGRRL